A genome region from Paracoccus stylophorae includes the following:
- a CDS encoding OmpA family protein encodes MAPSRSRIPTAFATLVVLSAAGGLCWWAAQSAAAFIEQRAREDVQVALSTGGQDWVEVATDGLQVRLRGTAPTEVARFRAMTRAASAVDPSRVIDDMTVASTEALTPPDFKVELLRDGDGISLIGLVPAGTDRTGLVRTLKSETAAPKITDLLESADYAVPERWDEAMAFGLRAAQMAARAKISIAPGQVRIAAITDSRVEKGRLETELQRALPDGIALETQISAPRPVIAPFTLRFLIDEDGPRFDACAADNEAGRARILAAALAAGTGGKPGCTLGLGAPSQDWADAAVAAIEAVAAMGAGSVTISDADIALTAPQSVAQARFDEVVGRLEQRLPRVFSLQALRDRPEQVDRGPAEFVAALSGERNLSMRGRITDERMREAVDSFARSRFAAVQGSLRSDATVPGGWTVRVIAALEAMDSLESGTVDVTPELIRITGTSGDPNAAEHSAATLSQRLGAGARYDLTIRYDRRLDPALNLPDGEECVRRLNIVMSESEIGFEPSKSQIAGDPAPTLRRMAGVMAECADFQMEAGGHTDSQGSEGFNADLSRARAQALVAAMAEAGIDTANLTARGYGESQPIASNDTEEGREENRRIQFRLLSDRPVRSAPLPAPVTLSGVTTEAAAAPPAASGPAVPSGAGAEGGERAAPQPQGPQLPQIAAGPAMAAPAVVGVSEQFESLDAREENIRLPVQTPDDDTPRPRPRPEDADAPAEPEDATPLDATAAE; translated from the coding sequence ATGGCACCGTCCCGCAGCCGCATTCCGACCGCGTTTGCCACCCTTGTCGTCCTGTCCGCCGCCGGTGGGCTGTGCTGGTGGGCGGCGCAGTCGGCGGCCGCGTTCATCGAACAGCGCGCGCGCGAGGATGTGCAGGTCGCGCTGTCCACCGGCGGGCAGGACTGGGTCGAGGTCGCGACCGACGGGTTGCAGGTCCGTCTGCGCGGCACCGCCCCGACCGAGGTCGCCCGCTTTCGCGCCATGACCCGCGCCGCCTCGGCGGTCGATCCGTCGCGGGTGATCGACGACATGACCGTAGCCTCGACCGAGGCGCTGACGCCGCCCGACTTCAAGGTCGAACTGCTGCGCGACGGCGACGGCATCTCGCTGATCGGGCTGGTGCCGGCGGGCACCGACCGCACCGGACTTGTGCGCACCCTGAAATCCGAAACCGCCGCACCGAAGATCACCGATCTTTTGGAAAGCGCAGATTACGCCGTGCCCGAGCGTTGGGACGAGGCGATGGCGTTCGGGCTGCGCGCGGCGCAGATGGCCGCGCGCGCCAAGATCTCGATCGCGCCGGGACAGGTGCGGATCGCGGCGATCACCGACAGCCGGGTCGAAAAGGGGCGGCTTGAAACCGAATTGCAGCGCGCCCTGCCCGACGGGATCGCGCTTGAGACGCAGATCTCGGCCCCGCGCCCGGTTATCGCGCCGTTCACCTTGCGCTTTCTGATCGACGAGGACGGCCCGCGCTTTGACGCCTGCGCCGCCGATAACGAGGCGGGGCGCGCCCGCATCCTGGCCGCCGCCTTGGCGGCAGGCACGGGCGGCAAGCCCGGTTGCACATTGGGTCTGGGCGCGCCAAGCCAGGACTGGGCGGATGCCGCCGTCGCCGCGATCGAGGCGGTCGCGGCGATGGGCGCGGGGTCGGTCACGATTTCGGATGCCGATATCGCGCTGACCGCGCCGCAATCGGTCGCGCAGGCGCGGTTCGACGAGGTCGTGGGCCGGCTGGAGCAACGTCTGCCGCGCGTCTTTTCGTTGCAGGCGCTGCGCGACCGGCCCGAACAGGTGGATCGCGGACCGGCCGAGTTCGTCGCCGCGCTGTCGGGCGAGCGCAACCTGTCGATGCGCGGCCGGATCACGGATGAGCGGATGCGCGAAGCCGTGGACAGCTTTGCCCGGTCGCGCTTTGCCGCCGTGCAGGGCAGCCTGCGCAGCGACGCGACGGTGCCGGGCGGCTGGACGGTGCGGGTGATCGCCGCGCTGGAGGCGATGGACAGCCTGGAAAGCGGCACCGTCGATGTCACGCCCGAACTGATCCGCATCACCGGCACCTCGGGCGATCCGAACGCCGCCGAACACAGCGCCGCCACGCTGTCGCAGCGACTGGGCGCGGGGGCGCGTTACGATCTGACGATCCGCTATGACCGGCGGCTGGACCCTGCGCTGAACCTGCCCGATGGCGAGGAATGCGTGCGCCGTCTGAACATCGTCATGTCCGAATCCGAAATCGGCTTCGAACCCAGCAAGTCGCAGATCGCGGGCGATCCGGCACCCACCTTGCGGCGTATGGCCGGGGTGATGGCCGAGTGCGCGGATTTCCAGATGGAGGCCGGCGGCCATACCGATTCGCAGGGCTCGGAAGGGTTCAACGCCGATCTGTCGCGCGCCCGTGCGCAGGCGCTGGTCGCGGCGATGGCCGAGGCCGGGATCGACACCGCGAACCTGACCGCGCGCGGTTACGGCGAAAGCCAGCCCATCGCCAGCAACGACACCGAAGAGGGGCGCGAGGAAAACCGCCGCATCCAGTTCCGCCTGCTGTCGGACCGGCCGGTGCGCAGCGCCCCCCTGCCCGCCCCGGTGACGCTGTCGGGCGTGACCACCGAGGCGGCGGCGGCACCGCCAGCCGCGTCGGGACCAGCCGTGCCGAGCGGTGCCGGCGCCGAGGGCGGGGAGAGGGCTGCACCGCAGCCGCAGGGGCCGCAACTGCCGCAGATCGCGGCCGGTCCGGCCATGGCGGCACCCGCCGTCGTCGGCGTCAGCGAACAGTTCGAGTCACTGGACGCGCGCGAGGAAAACATTAGGCTGCCGGTGCAGACCCCGGATGACGACACCCCGCGCCCCCGCCCGCGCCCCGAGGACGCGGACGCGCCGGCAGAACCCGAAGACGCGACACCCCTAGACGCGACCGCCGCCGAATGA
- a CDS encoding 16S rRNA (uracil(1498)-N(3))-methyltransferase, whose product MAKIRLFIDHPLAAGQPVPLASAQAHYLSGVMRLKPGDAIAVFNGRDGEWAAQIEQAGKRGGSLQIAERTAPQRDPPDLWLIFAPIKKARTDFIVEKAAEMGAARILPVQTDFTNSERIRQDRLQAHAVEAAEQCGGTYVPQVEDLQPLSRLLDGWDARRRILWADEAAAGPAATLADLPAGPWAILIGPEGGFSDSERARLRGMDSVSRVSLGPRILRADTAAVAALTLWQAELGDWRGG is encoded by the coding sequence ATGGCGAAGATCAGACTGTTCATAGATCACCCGCTGGCGGCGGGACAACCCGTGCCGCTTGCCTCTGCGCAGGCGCATTACCTGTCCGGGGTGATGCGGCTGAAGCCGGGCGACGCGATCGCGGTGTTCAACGGGCGCGACGGCGAATGGGCCGCGCAGATCGAACAGGCCGGCAAGCGCGGCGGGTCGTTGCAGATCGCCGAACGCACCGCGCCGCAGCGCGATCCGCCCGATCTGTGGCTGATCTTCGCGCCGATCAAGAAGGCGCGCACCGATTTCATCGTCGAGAAGGCGGCCGAGATGGGGGCGGCGCGGATCCTGCCGGTGCAGACCGATTTCACCAATTCCGAACGCATCCGGCAGGATCGTCTGCAAGCCCACGCGGTCGAGGCCGCCGAACAATGCGGCGGAACCTACGTGCCGCAGGTCGAAGACCTGCAACCGTTGTCGCGGCTGCTGGACGGGTGGGACGCCCGCCGCCGCATCCTGTGGGCCGATGAGGCTGCCGCCGGACCGGCCGCGACGCTGGCCGATCTGCCGGCCGGTCCGTGGGCGATCCTGATCGGCCCCGAAGGCGGGTTTTCGGACAGCGAACGCGCAAGGCTGCGCGGCATGGACAGTGTCAGCAGGGTAAGCCTCGGCCCGCGCATCCTGCGCGCGGATACCGCAGCCGTGGCCGCGCTGACGCTGTGGCAGGCGGAACTGGGCGATTGGCGCGGGGGCTGA
- a CDS encoding zinc-binding dehydrogenase: MTQTSRELRSTVSEDGTLRLNLERVDIPDPGQGQLLVRVEAAPINPSDLGLLLGPADMDSLHAEGSPDDPVLTARISPKALPGLRARLGKSMPVGNEGAGTVIKAGPDLQDLVGKRVAMIGGAMYADLRLITPDACIVLPDDATPDEGASLFVNPLTALGFVETMRAEGHSAIVHAPAASNLGQMLVRICKDDGIGLVNIVRSQKQVDLLKGIGATHVVDSSADDFFDRLCDAIDRTGATLAFDAIGGGEMTGTILNAMEAVALRKMDDYDRYGSATMKQAYIYGALDTGPTILKRGFGFQWSIGGWLLFHALKRIDPAVVKKMHERVAAEMRTTFASHYTARISLADALKPENVVAYQRKSTGSKYLIVPTEG; this comes from the coding sequence ATGACCCAGACCAGCCGAGAATTGAGATCGACCGTTTCCGAAGACGGCACCCTGCGCCTGAACCTTGAACGCGTGGACATTCCCGACCCCGGACAGGGCCAACTGCTGGTCCGGGTCGAGGCCGCGCCGATCAACCCCTCGGATCTGGGCCTGCTGCTTGGGCCGGCCGACATGGACAGCCTGCATGCCGAAGGCTCGCCAGACGATCCCGTATTGACGGCGCGCATCTCGCCCAAGGCTTTGCCCGGCCTGCGGGCGCGTCTGGGAAAATCCATGCCGGTCGGGAATGAGGGCGCCGGGACGGTGATCAAGGCTGGTCCCGATCTTCAGGATCTTGTGGGCAAGCGCGTGGCGATGATCGGCGGCGCGATGTATGCCGATCTGCGGCTGATCACGCCCGATGCCTGTATCGTGCTGCCCGACGACGCCACCCCGGACGAGGGCGCATCGCTGTTCGTCAACCCGCTGACCGCTCTTGGCTTTGTGGAAACCATGCGGGCCGAGGGCCACAGCGCCATCGTCCACGCGCCGGCGGCGTCTAACCTGGGTCAGATGCTGGTGCGGATCTGCAAGGATGACGGCATCGGGCTGGTCAACATCGTGCGCAGCCAGAAGCAGGTCGATCTGCTGAAGGGCATCGGCGCGACCCATGTGGTCGACAGCAGCGCCGACGATTTCTTCGACCGTCTGTGCGATGCCATCGACCGGACGGGCGCAACGCTGGCCTTCGACGCCATCGGCGGAGGCGAGATGACCGGCACGATCCTGAACGCGATGGAGGCGGTCGCGCTGCGCAAGATGGACGATTACGACCGCTATGGTTCGGCGACGATGAAGCAGGCCTATATCTATGGCGCGCTGGATACCGGGCCGACGATCCTGAAACGCGGCTTCGGGTTTCAGTGGTCGATCGGCGGCTGGCTGTTGTTCCATGCCCTCAAACGCATCGATCCGGCCGTCGTCAAGAAGATGCATGAGCGCGTCGCGGCCGAGATGCGGACCACCTTCGCCAGCCACTATACCGCCCGGATCAGCCTGGCCGATGCGCTGAAGCCCGAAAACGTGGTGGCGTATCAGAGGAAATCGACCGGCTCGAAATACCTGATCGTGCCGACCGAGGGCTAG
- the ubiA gene encoding 4-hydroxybenzoate octaprenyltransferase — protein sequence MQSQTERPDAVIDAPKGNWVDRWAPDAWRPFLHLSRADRPIGTWLLLLPCWWGIGLAMMAGAPRWFDLWIALACGIGAIVMRGAGCTWNDITDRGIDAQVARTRSRPLPSGRVSLRGAYLWLIAQGLVGLVILLTLGPAAIWMGVASLALVAIYPFAKRFTWWPQIFLGLAFNWGVMLAYAAHAGRVDAAPVVAWLAGIAWTIFYDTIYAHQDAEDDALIGVKSTALLFGRNSPRILAGFAVLAVVLLAVAIGMTGRNVLIGWAGLAAFAAHLAWQLRLFQPDQDAMCLQLFRSNRDAGLILALFLAVAGLA from the coding sequence ATGCAAAGCCAGACCGAAAGGCCAGATGCCGTCATCGACGCGCCCAAGGGCAACTGGGTGGACCGGTGGGCGCCCGATGCGTGGCGTCCGTTTCTGCACCTGTCGCGCGCCGACCGGCCCATCGGGACATGGCTGCTGCTGCTGCCCTGCTGGTGGGGGATCGGGCTGGCGATGATGGCGGGCGCGCCGCGCTGGTTCGATCTGTGGATCGCGCTGGCCTGCGGGATCGGCGCCATCGTGATGCGCGGCGCGGGCTGCACCTGGAACGACATCACCGATCGCGGGATCGACGCGCAGGTGGCGCGGACCCGGTCGCGCCCGCTGCCATCGGGGCGGGTCAGCCTGCGCGGCGCGTATCTGTGGCTGATCGCGCAGGGGCTGGTCGGGCTGGTGATCCTGCTGACCCTGGGGCCGGCCGCGATCTGGATGGGCGTGGCCTCTCTGGCGCTGGTGGCGATCTATCCCTTTGCCAAGCGGTTCACGTGGTGGCCGCAGATCTTTCTGGGGCTGGCGTTCAACTGGGGCGTGATGCTGGCCTATGCGGCGCATGCGGGCCGCGTCGATGCCGCGCCGGTCGTCGCGTGGCTGGCGGGCATCGCCTGGACGATCTTTTACGACACGATCTATGCCCATCAGGACGCCGAGGACGATGCGCTGATCGGGGTCAAATCCACCGCGCTGCTGTTTGGCCGGAACAGCCCGCGCATCCTGGCGGGCTTTGCGGTTCTGGCGGTCGTGCTGCTGGCGGTGGCCATCGGGATGACCGGTCGCAATGTGTTGATCGGTTGGGCCGGGCTGGCGGCGTTCGCCGCGCATCTGGCGTGGCAGCTGCGACTTTTCCAGCCGGATCAGGACGCTATGTGCCTGCAGCTGTTCCGGTCGAACCGCGATGCCGGGCTGATCCTTGCGCTGTTTCTTGCCGTCGCGGGGCTGGCCTGA
- a CDS encoding Lrp/AsnC family transcriptional regulator, with product MPDATDRRILRQLLADPDAPNAELARRAGVTPTSLWRRLDRLRDRGIIAGIQARIDWRAMGYEVQVSLRFTLDKTDPRAFDDFIAAAREVPEVTEIQTFLGSVDLRLSVIARDMAHWQQIYRDRILRLPHVSDSDALMLVSTIKDSAELAL from the coding sequence ATGCCTGATGCCACCGACCGCCGCATCCTGCGCCAGCTGCTGGCCGATCCCGACGCGCCCAATGCCGAATTGGCCAGACGCGCGGGCGTTACCCCGACCAGCCTGTGGCGACGGCTGGACAGGCTGCGCGACAGGGGGATCATCGCCGGCATTCAGGCCCGCATCGACTGGCGCGCCATGGGATACGAGGTTCAGGTCAGCCTGCGCTTCACGCTGGACAAGACCGATCCGCGCGCCTTCGACGATTTCATCGCCGCCGCGCGCGAGGTGCCCGAGGTAACCGAGATCCAGACCTTTCTGGGCAGCGTCGATCTGCGCCTTTCGGTGATCGCGCGCGACATGGCGCATTGGCAGCAGATCTATCGCGACCGGATCCTGCGCCTGCCGCATGTGTCCGACAGCGATGCGCTGATGCTGGTCTCGACCATCAAGGACAGCGCCGAGCTTGCGCTGTGA
- a CDS encoding Lrp/AsnC family transcriptional regulator: MLGADATKSAAQIGRAVGIGQPAAWRRIRRLMDQGILAGRRVAVDTAALGFGVTVFLGVRLAAKGRTSLEDFERAVTAIPEVQTVQHVLGQFDYRLRIVARDISDFERILRRRIMTLPGVGQVEANVMLSEERRPGPLGGVDGS, from the coding sequence ATGCTGGGCGCGGATGCCACGAAAAGCGCGGCCCAGATCGGGCGCGCCGTCGGCATCGGCCAGCCGGCGGCGTGGCGGCGGATTCGCCGGCTGATGGATCAGGGCATCCTGGCCGGGCGGCGGGTGGCGGTCGATACCGCTGCCCTTGGGTTCGGCGTGACCGTGTTTCTGGGGGTGCGGCTGGCCGCGAAGGGGCGCACCAGCCTTGAGGATTTCGAGCGCGCGGTGACCGCCATTCCCGAGGTGCAGACGGTGCAGCACGTGCTGGGCCAGTTCGATTATCGTCTGCGCATCGTCGCCCGCGACATCAGCGATTTCGAACGCATCCTGCGCCGCCGGATCATGACCCTGCCCGGCGTGGGCCAGGTCGAGGCGAACGTGATGCTGTCCGAAGAACGCCGCCCCGGACCTTTGGGCGGCGTTGACGGTTCGTGA
- a CDS encoding corrinoid protein translates to MADNDDEIILSDLDDDELVQQMMDDLYDGLRDEIEEGVNILLARGWTPYDVLTKALVAGMTIVGHDFRDGILFVPEVLLAANAMKGGMAILKPLLAETGAPRMGKMVIGTVKGDIHDIGKNLVSMMMEGAGFEVVDLGINNPVEKYLEAIAREEADILGMSALLTTTMPYMKVVIDTMKEQGIRDDYIVLVGGAPLNEEFGRAIGADAYCRDAAVAVETAKDFILRKHNRMAASG, encoded by the coding sequence ATGGCCGATAACGACGACGAGATCATCCTGTCGGACCTGGACGACGACGAACTGGTCCAGCAGATGATGGACGATCTGTATGACGGTCTGCGAGACGAGATCGAGGAAGGCGTCAACATCCTGCTGGCGCGCGGCTGGACCCCCTATGACGTGCTGACCAAGGCGCTGGTCGCCGGCATGACCATCGTCGGCCACGATTTCCGCGACGGCATCCTGTTCGTCCCCGAAGTGCTGCTGGCCGCGAATGCGATGAAGGGCGGGATGGCGATCCTGAAACCGCTTCTGGCCGAGACGGGCGCGCCGCGCATGGGCAAGATGGTGATCGGCACCGTCAAGGGCGACATCCACGACATCGGCAAGAACCTGGTCAGCATGATGATGGAGGGCGCGGGTTTCGAGGTCGTCGATCTGGGCATCAACAACCCGGTCGAGAAATATCTCGAGGCGATCGCGCGGGAAGAGGCCGATATTCTGGGCATGTCGGCGCTGCTGACGACGACGATGCCCTATATGAAGGTCGTGATCGACACGATGAAGGAACAGGGCATCCGCGACGATTACATCGTGCTGGTGGGCGGCGCGCCGCTGAACGAGGAATTCGGCCGCGCCATCGGCGCCGACGCCTATTGCCGCGACGCGGCCGTGGCGGTCGAGACGGCCAAGGACTTCATCCTGCGCAAACACAACCGCATGGCGGCCAGCGGATAG
- the yghU gene encoding glutathione-dependent disulfide-bond oxidoreductase: protein MNDYTPPKVWTWNDKHGGEFASINRPVAGPTHDRELPVGKHPLQLSSLATPNGQKVTILLEELLEAGHDAEYDAWLIRIGEGDQFGSGFVEINPNSKIPALMDHSANPPQRVFESGAILLYLAEKFGAFLPRDTAARTETLNWLFWQMGAAPFVGGGFGHFYHYAPVKIEYAIDRYTMETKRQLDVLNRQLADRRFIAGEDYTIADMAIWPWYGRLTTGGVYGDAATFLDGASYEHVARWTNEIAARPAVQRGIMVNKTSGEPSEQLWERHSAEDFQTKTQDKIEG from the coding sequence ATGAACGATTACACCCCGCCGAAGGTCTGGACCTGGAACGACAAGCATGGCGGCGAATTCGCCAGCATCAACCGCCCCGTCGCCGGCCCGACCCATGACAGGGAACTGCCGGTCGGCAAGCATCCGCTGCAACTGTCTTCGCTGGCCACGCCCAACGGGCAGAAGGTCACGATCCTGCTGGAAGAGCTGCTGGAGGCGGGACATGACGCCGAATACGACGCCTGGCTGATCCGCATCGGCGAGGGCGACCAGTTCGGCAGCGGCTTTGTCGAGATCAACCCAAACTCGAAGATCCCGGCGCTGATGGATCATTCGGCGAACCCGCCGCAACGCGTGTTCGAATCGGGCGCGATCCTGCTGTATCTGGCCGAAAAATTCGGCGCGTTCCTGCCTCGCGACACGGCCGCACGAACCGAGACGCTGAACTGGCTGTTCTGGCAGATGGGCGCGGCGCCCTTCGTCGGCGGCGGATTCGGGCATTTCTATCACTATGCGCCGGTCAAGATCGAATACGCCATCGACCGCTACACGATGGAGACGAAACGGCAACTGGACGTGCTGAACCGGCAGCTGGCCGACCGCCGCTTCATCGCCGGCGAAGACTACACCATCGCCGACATGGCGATCTGGCCTTGGTATGGACGGCTGACCACCGGCGGCGTCTATGGCGATGCGGCAACCTTCCTTGACGGCGCCAGCTATGAACACGTGGCCCGCTGGACCAACGAGATAGCCGCGCGCCCGGCGGTCCAGCGCGGCATCATGGTCAACAAGACTTCGGGCGAGCCGTCCGAACAGCTGTGGGAACGCCATTCAGCCGAGGATTTCCAGACGAAAACGCAGGACAAGATCGAAGGCTAG
- the ilvC gene encoding ketol-acid reductoisomerase has protein sequence MRVYYDRDCDVNLIKDKKVAILGYGSQGHAHALNLRDSGARNVVIALREGSPSARKAEAEGLKVMGIAEAAAWCDLIMFTMPDELQAETYRKHVHDNLRDGAAIAFAHGLNVHFGLIEPKPGVDVIMMAPKGPGHTVRGEYVKGGGVPCLVAVDQDASGKAMDLALSYCSAIGGGRSGIIETNFREECETDLFGEQAVLCGGLVELIRMGFETLVEAGYEPEMAYFECLHEVKLIVDLIYEGGIANMNYSISNTAEYGEYVSGPRILPYDETKARMKEVLRDIQSGKFVRDFMQENAVGQPSFKATRRINDEHQIEKVGKKLREMMPWISKGKMVDRARN, from the coding sequence ATGCGCGTTTACTATGATCGCGATTGCGATGTGAACCTGATCAAGGACAAGAAGGTCGCCATTCTGGGCTATGGCAGCCAGGGCCATGCCCATGCGCTGAACCTGCGCGATTCGGGCGCCCGCAACGTCGTCATCGCCCTGCGCGAGGGCAGCCCGTCGGCCAGGAAGGCCGAGGCCGAGGGCCTGAAGGTGATGGGCATCGCCGAGGCCGCCGCATGGTGCGACCTGATCATGTTCACCATGCCCGACGAATTGCAGGCCGAAACCTATCGCAAGCATGTCCATGACAATCTGCGCGACGGCGCGGCCATCGCCTTCGCGCATGGCCTGAACGTGCATTTCGGGCTGATCGAGCCGAAACCCGGCGTCGACGTCATCATGATGGCGCCCAAGGGGCCGGGCCACACGGTGCGCGGCGAATACGTCAAGGGCGGCGGCGTGCCCTGCCTTGTGGCCGTCGACCAGGATGCCAGCGGCAAGGCGATGGATCTGGCGCTCTCCTATTGCAGCGCCATCGGCGGCGGCCGGTCGGGCATCATCGAGACGAATTTCCGCGAGGAATGCGAAACCGATTTGTTCGGCGAACAGGCGGTGCTGTGCGGCGGTCTGGTCGAACTGATCCGCATGGGCTTCGAAACCCTGGTCGAGGCCGGATACGAACCCGAGATGGCCTATTTCGAATGCCTGCACGAGGTGAAGCTGATCGTCGATCTGATCTATGAAGGCGGCATCGCCAACATGAACTATTCCATCTCCAACACCGCCGAATACGGCGAATATGTCAGCGGCCCGCGCATCCTGCCCTATGACGAGACGAAGGCGCGGATGAAGGAGGTGCTGCGCGACATCCAGTCGGGCAAGTTCGTGCGCGACTTCATGCAGGAAAACGCCGTCGGCCAGCCGTCCTTCAAGGCCACGCGCCGCATCAACGACGAACACCAGATCGAGAAGGTGGGCAAAAAGCTGCGCGAGATGATGCCCTGGATCAGCAAGGGCAAGATGGTGGACCGCGCGCGGAACTGA
- a CDS encoding DUF1127 domain-containing protein: MSAIETNRSFADGGHGSVVARFFSLFTSWQDMRKTRRELHRLSDRELDDIGLCRGDIERVARGF, translated from the coding sequence ATGTCGGCCATCGAAACGAACCGCAGCTTTGCTGACGGAGGCCATGGCAGCGTCGTCGCCCGCTTCTTCTCGCTGTTCACGTCCTGGCAGGATATGCGCAAGACGCGACGCGAGTTGCACCGCCTGTCGGACCGCGAACTGGACGATATCGGTCTGTGTCGCGGCGATATCGAGCGGGTTGCGCGCGGCTTTTAA